The DNA sequence GCATAATCCACTGATGACATCTGGAGCCGGTTGAACCAGTTGGACGTAACAATCAGGGATATCGTTCAAGATTGATGTCGAAATTGGACAtctatccatgtcctgaggatGACGCGAAATGCCTCCAAAACCGTCCATatggggcaacagtgagcgctattaccatcaagaAAGCCTAAAGGGGTAATCCACACCGAGAAATAAAAATCCTGTCAATTTGAAGAAAGCCTATGTTCTATCAGTAGGTAAAATAACAATTTTCACCCATGATTTAACTTCTAAAGGGTTCGCTTGTGAAAATCAGGAAATTGTAGCTACATAATTCTAGTCACTGGAGATGGGGGATAACACGCAATTACATTTCATAATGCTTTTAAAACAATTACCTGCACTCCAGATTCTCAACTTAACCCTTAAAAACCTCTTAGATGTAAAGCCCCCTGTTTTGTGGACctgcgtggttctggtaccggttctgaccatcattttcacgtTTAAATCTATATGTGGACACCATAGATcgaaatggcttgcattgagTGGTAGCCCTGATTCTCATGGACACAGTAGTATGTATTTTCTGCCTGTGTAAagcaggatgtgaaatctgacaccacttgaCGCTGGGATGTCCCGCCTACCATTTCATTTGCTCTTCcaactgtccatcaactcctggctaaACCCCACATCACAGCCACTAACAATACATATGTCTGGAATCCTTACATCTTAACACAGCAGGAGAGTGGTTTTATCGCTGTAGCACATTGAGATCATTTTATAGCCAGTAATCTAAAATAattaatagattttaaacaaaaaacactttcGGTTTGTTATAGATCAACATGATTAATGTGAAATTAAAGGTGAGTTCCTAAcaagttcaggaagccaagctagagctctgtgAGACGTTCGCAGCGATGAGGGCAGACATTTTGATTGagagagacctttagaaaatatgTACATTTTCTCTAACGttaaacatacaaatatgtattttaaggAAGGTTAAATCTTATAGTTAGTTGCTTTATAAATTGATTATACTATCTTTAGAAAAAATACAACTAATTCCAAGCCTCTTTCTTACCGTTGTTTTAATAATAATCTTTTTTTTACCAGAAAAATAAGATTTGaacctttcttggagtatgcagcattactagttattgttaaTGGTCCTCTCATgttaaataattacttttggggattacgtagattacattttcgattacatttggttacatttaagaggtttgaaatttgacatttggagaaaTGGAAAAATACAGGACCAACAAAAACCCTTAAAAAATGTACGTTTGGAGCCACTTCTACATTTGACATTTGGAGAactgagactgtgagagcttgttggtaacaaaaaaaaagtttatCTTAAGGTTGGTCGTAGCTATGTCTGACTTTGTGATCACAATTTACACCTGTTGCAAGTCATCCAACCATTATAATAAATGTAAAGCAATATAGGTGTGTGTGGTCAAATAGATGATCATTTTAGCACCGTTTTCATTAGGACAGTGCCATCGCGCTGCTTTGAGACCAACATGGGGACTCATCTTGATAAATAATTACTAAATCTCTATCTACTATTATTTTCTGTAAGTGTCATgatgaaaatagtcaaaatttAACACCCtacagtggtattcaaagtcggggAACTGCACTGCCACATTTTTGGGAACCAATAATTAAGAGAACAGATGATCATATGCGAAAATATACAAACGTTTTTAAGAATGGTAATGgaaatgtttaatacatttttattcagcaaatgtatttattggttgtCTTAATTTTGATAAGAGCTATTCAAATGTTATGAATTGAATGTTATTTAACCAATTTTAAGGTTCCCACTTTTCACAGACGTCAATTCAtggtctattccacattggttcaacgtcatttgtggaaacaatgttgattcaaacaTATGCCCAGTAGGTTGTGTCATTTGACTTGGGGTGGGTTCGCTAGAAATTCTAGAGAAAAAAATGATGTCCCCAGAAATTCTGGCCCCCAAAAATGGGGTCCCTAGTTAGAATGTGGAATATCACCACTACCTTACGTACTTCCCACATAGAAGGGCTTACGCCTAGGTGGTGCAACGGTATACTTCTTAGGACCATTTGCATTTCTCAAGGTGGTAAGAGGTGTGGTTATGCACATACGCACACGCGGgtgcacacacgcacgtacacgcaCAAAAAGCATGTATTAGCTTGTCTTTCTTATCTTTGTGGTAAATCAGCCCACAGAGGGCTGAAGTATTTGCATAGCCTACCTGTTATCTATTCTCTAAAATTAGATCTTATAAACCCAAGGGCTTCTCTTTCTTATGGTTAGTCCTTATCTTTTTGGTGACTGACTTCTAAAGagaaaagcaacaacaaaaaatctaatgGTGGAATGAGCTTCCCCCTGAGGCAGAGTCCCTGCCAATCTAAAAAAAAAAgcgctgactttgctgataacttctTTATTGAGAGAAAATgtactactgtgatatgtggttgtctcacctagctatctgaatgcactaactgtaagtcactctggataagagtgtctgctaaatgactaaaatggaaaaggTAGATGAATCGATAAATtatatttatttgttgttatttttcTCAAAGTAAGGAAATGTTTATTAACGCAAGTGGCCAGAAGTTGACATTAGAGTTAATATTCTGAATAGTCCTAACAACACCTCAGCAGACAACCGGCTGAACAATAACAGCAATAACACTTTAATAACACAATAATTAAACCTATTCAATTCCTTTATTCGATTGGGAGTGCATTTAGGATCTCATTTTGGGCATGTTCCCTCCAATTATCAATGCGTATGCTGATGCGTAAAGGTGTTACAACAAATAATGACATCACACAAACCAGAACGCACTGTGCTTTGCATTAACGTTTGCATTGATTAGGGACGAGACAACCCATACTTGTGTCGTGTCTTTTAATTGCACGGTACAAGGTTATCCATTCCTGCACCGTTCGCACACACAACGAGAGATACAGAAGTGAGAGCAAAATGTTGCTCAACTTCAAATCAATCAAACTATTGCAATAATTATTCGGCAAGGCGTCAAATCACTTACCACTAAAGGTATGGAGCAGATGAGAACCACCGCGGAGGTAGCGATGAGCAGAATGACCATCTGGATCTCTGCGCCAGCCATGCGTTGGAAGCTCCGTCTGCGTCTGAGGACAGCTATGCGACCTCCCTGTTCCGTACCCAGCGATGTCCTGCGGATGAACCTCTTGTGCATCATAATCAGCGCCCCGCACACCAGCACGTTGCAGATGACCGTGGTGAGAATGAGTAAAGAGCTCACCCCAGCATACATATAGGAGAAGGCGGCGTGCGTGGAGTCGTTAGTCCGCCAGTCGATGAAGCACCAGGTCTCTGGGAACTGCTTTTTCACCTTACCGAGTCCCATGGCAGGCAGCGCGCAGAACAGCACGTTGGAGATGTAGATTCCCGCAAGCGTCAACGCAGCAAGTCTTTGGTCCACGTAATGGTTGTATAAATATGCATGATTTATGGCCAAGTATCTCTCTATGGACATGGCACAGATAATGCTGAGGCCGAccagaaagaagaagagaaggatgAAGCCGGAGTACTGACACAGTGACTCTCCTCCCGGCCACTTCCCTTGCACACGGGTGGCGATGGTGACGGGGCTGGCCAGCAGCGTGCCCAAAAGGTCGGTCACTGCAAGCCCGCACACCAGCGTGTAGAAGGTGGTCTCCTTCTGTTCTTTCCGAGACTTTCGGAGCACCACGATGGCGATGACATTCCCCACCACTCCTAAAATAAACATAATCACCGGAATAGTAGGCTCTCGGGGCCCATCTTTTATCGTGCCGTTATTCATACCTGTCACAATTCTCTCACAATTTCTTTGTGCAATTAAATAGTCACTTCACCAGTGTCCTCCTCTCCCAACCCATTTGCATGTGGTTACCCTTTCCGTAGGTGCGCGCTCTCCAAATCGTTCAATAACACGCAAATCCATACTTCCCCAATTTCCATTATTTTAACTAACCGTTACACACTTGAAAAACAACTCAAACGAATGTCTCCGTGTTTGAATGTACATGCTCCTCTCTTTTGTTAGTCactaactttagtttatttttacAATCCGAAATGTTTCTGTCCCAGACGTGCTGCACACCACGAGGCCCACATAGACATTGACAAGGGAAGTTTTTGCTCGGAGCTTGTGTTCAACTCCTCCTTCGTCGTCGCTGCCCTCCCTGTACGTTTGAATTAGAAGCTTCACACGGTGGTGTAGCCTAGCACCTTATGCAATGCAGCAGACGTCTCTACGTCAGAAATGTTTTTGAAACCAGGAAACCACACCATGCGTATTTTTTTCCCGTCTACAGGTGACTTCAAATAGGCATAATGCGTAACCGTTAGCACTATTTCATATAGGGGTTATTTTCTAACATTATTGTATTCCAACCATTGGTCTTGATTACTCAGGAGCCCAGTCTTATACAATGGAGCAGTTTTATAAAATGGTTCTTGTTCCTCTTATTTGCATTGCGCACACCCATAATAAATCATGTTATAAATGCCTGCAAAGTTTGCAGTTTCCATGTGAGTTATTAGAGGTAGTCTATAGAGTcaaaaaataaaagtgttttAAGTT is a window from the Salmo trutta chromosome 23, fSalTru1.1, whole genome shotgun sequence genome containing:
- the LOC115159800 gene encoding prostaglandin E2 receptor EP4 subtype, producing the protein MNNGTIKDGPREPTIPVIMFILGVVGNVIAIVVLRKSRKEQKETTFYTLVCGLAVTDLLGTLLASPVTIATRVQGKWPGGESLCQYSGFILLFFFLVGLSIICAMSIERYLAINHAYLYNHYVDQRLAALTLAGIYISNVLFCALPAMGLGKVKKQFPETWCFIDWRTNDSTHAAFSYMYAGVSSLLILTTVICNVLVCGALIMMHKRFIRRTSLGTEQGGRIAVLRRRRSFQRMAGAEIQMVILLIATSAVVLICSIPLVLRVFVNQLSMVAFDAHSTPLEKNPDLHAIRIASINPILDPWIYILLRKTVLLKLVEKIKCLFCRMGCRGRGSGVRGQFHCGGEGHPNSSIVSRDSPSLVSRELREVISTSQTFLYLPEGTGEGSRGTGGEGRPSPPAVECSLLQDQQTPGGKGMQNDSKKGTLGPSISMRTDGTVDPSPLNRVPSVRKDKTLHVTFTDETLNLQEKCI